One segment of Phaenicophaeus curvirostris isolate KB17595 unplaced genomic scaffold, BPBGC_Pcur_1.0 scaffold_178, whole genome shotgun sequence DNA contains the following:
- the LOC138734739 gene encoding AT-rich interactive domain-containing protein 1A-like has product FQELSQDSFGSQASSAPSVASSKGQEDMNLTLQSRPSSLPDLSGSIADLPVGTEGALSPGVSTSGISSSQGEQSNPAQSPFSPHTSPHLPGIRGPSPSPVGSPASVAQSRSGPLSPAAVPGNQMPPRPPSGQSDSIMHPSVNQSSTAQDRGYMQRNPQMPQYSSPQPGSALSPRQSSGGQMHAGMGPYQQNSMGSYGAQGGQYGPQGGSPRQPNYNAMSNANYPSPGMGGSMNPMGAGSQMHGQTGVPPYSGLPPGRMSHAAMGNRPYGPNMANIPPQVGTGMCPPPTGLNRKAQEAAATAMHAAANSIQTRPPGYPNMNQGGMMGTGPPYGQGINSMAGMMNPQGPPYPMGGNMANNSAGMAASPEMIGLGDVKLTPATKLSNKADGTPKAESKSKKSSSSTTANEKITKLYELGGEPERKLWVDRYLAFTEEKAMGMTNLPAVGRKPLVLYRLCISEKEIRGLTEVSKNKKWCELATNLNVGTSSSAASSLKKQYIQCLYAFKCKIERGEDPPPDIFAAADSKKSQTKIQPPSPAGSGSMQGPQVPQSTSSSMAEGGDLKPPTPASTPHSQMPPLPGISNSVGLQDAFADGSDPTFQKRNSMTPNPGYQPSMNTSDMMGHMSYEPNKDPYSSVRKAPGSDPFMSSGQGPNSGMGDPYNRAAGPGMGNMAIGQQQHYSYGGPYDRVRTEPGRGPEGNLASGTPQPNIMPSSPESGMYSPSRYPQPQQQQRRDSYGNQFSAQGTSSGNPFPRQQTTMYQQQQQ; this is encoded by the exons tttcaggagtTATCTCAAGACTCGTTTGGGTCCCAGGCGTCGTCTGCTCCCTCAGTGGCTTCCAGTAAAGGGCAAGAAGATATGAACTTGACTCTTCAGTCCAGGCCTTCTAGCCTGCCG GACCTGTCTGGCTCAATAGCTGATCTCCCCGTGGGTACAGAAGGAGCCCTGAGTCCTGGAGTAAGCACGTCAGGGATTTCCAGCAGTCAAGGAGAGCAGAGTAACCCAGCTCAGTCTCCTTTCTCTCCGCATACCTCTCCTCACCTGCCAGGCATCAGAGGACCCTCCCCATCCCCGGTCGGGTCTCCAGCCAGCGTTGCTCAGTCCCGCTCCGGTCCGCTTTCACCTGCTGCAGTACCAG GCAATCAGATGCCACCCCGACCGCCCAGCGGCCAGTCGGACAGTATCATGCATCCTTCCGTGAACCAGTCAAGCACAGCGCAAGATCGAG GTTACATGCAGAGGAACCCTCAGATGCCCCAGTACAGCTCACCCCAGCCTGGCTCAGCCTTATCTCCCCGTCAGTCTTCGGGAGGCCAGATGCACGCTGGAATGGGGCCGTACCAGCAGAACTCCATGGGAAGCTACGGAGCCCAGGGTGGGCAGTACGGACCTCAAG GAGGTTCTCCCAGGCAGCCAAACTACAACGCGATGTCCAATGCCAATTATCCCAGTCCGGGAATGGGAGGAAGCATGAACCCGATGGGAGCAGGGAGCCAGATGCACGGGCAGACGGGTGTGCCGCCGTACAGCGGGCTTCCTCCCGGGAGGATGAGCCACGCGGCCATGGGGAACAGGCCCTACGGACCCAACATGGCAAATATCCCGCCGcaggtggggacagggatgtgtCCCCCGCCCACTGGCCTGAATCGCAAAGCACAAGAAGCAGCCGCCACTGCCATGCACGCAGCTGCCAACTCCATCCAGACGAG GCCTCCTGGTTATCCCAACATGAACCAAGGTGGGATGATGGGCACTGGACCTCCTTACGGACAGGGAATTAACAGTATGGCTGGCATGATGAACCCCCAGGGCCCGCCCTATCCGATGGGTGGGAACATGGCTAATAACTCTGCAG GGATGGCAGCAAGCCCTGAAATGATAGGCCTTGGGGATGTCAAATTAACACCCGCAACTAAATTGAGCAATAAGGCAGATGGGACACCCAAAGCAGAATCCAAGTCAAAG aAGTCCAGTTCCTCTACTACAGCCAATGAGAAGATCACCAAACTCTACGAGCTGGGTGGTGAGCCCGAGAGGAAGCTCTGGGTCGATCGTTACCTGGCCTTTACTGAAGAGAAGGCCATGGGCATGACAAATCTGCCAGCGGTGGGCAGGAAGCCCTTGGTCCTTTACCGGCTCTGCATCTCAGAGAAGGAGATCAGAGGACTGACTGAG GTCAGCAAAAACAAGAAGTGGTGTGAGTTAGCCACCAATCTCAACGTGGGCACGTCCAGCAGCGCAGCTAGTTCTTTGAAGAAGCAGTACATCCAGTGTCTCTACGCCTTCAAGTGCAAGATAGAGCGAGGTGAAGACCCCCCTCCGGATATCTTTGCAGCTGCCGATTCAAAGAAATCTCAGACGAAGATCCAGCCTCCGTCTCCAG CGGGTTCAGGCTCCATGCAGGGCCCTCAGGTGCCTCagtccaccagcagctccatggcAGAAGGAGGAGACTTGAAGCCACCAACTCCAGCGTCTACGCCACACAGCCAGATGCCCCCTTTGCCAGGCATCAG TAACTCGGTGGGCCTTCAGGATGCCTTTGCTGATGGTAGTGATCCTACGTTCCAAAAGCGGAACTCCATGACTCCAAATCCAGGGTACCAGCCCAGCATGAATACCTCTGACATGATGGGTCACATGTCTTATGAGCCAAATAAAGATCCTTACAGCAGTGTGAGGAAAG CTCCAGGAAGCGATCCCTTCATGTCCTCAGGGCAGGGCCCCAACAGTGGTATGGGTGACCCTTACAATCGTGCTGCAGGTCCAGGGATGGGTAATATGGCCATCGGACAGCAGCAACACTATTCCTACGGAGGTCCTTACGAcagagtgag GACGGAGCCCGGCAGGGGACCTGAGGGCAACTTAGCAAGCGGAACTCCGCAGCCCAACATCATGCCTTCCAGCCCGGAGTCGGGGATGTATTCTCCCAGCCGCTACCCGCAGCCGCAGCAGCAACAAAG acgTGATTCCTATGGCAATCAATTCTCCGCTCAAGGCACATCCTCCGGCAACCCCTTCCCTCGCCAGCAAACCACCATgtatcaacagcagcagcag